GATCCGAGTCCGCCTCCATTTCTCTGTATTGAAGAGCCGGAGAATGGCCTGTATCACAAGCTCTTGGAGACCCTGGCCAATGAGTTTCGAGAGCATGCCGATACTCCCGGTGGCTCGCAGGTTTTTATCACTACACACCAGCCATACTTTGTCAATGCGCTCGAGCCGGATGAGGTCTGGATTTTGGAAAAGGGTGACGATGGTTTTTCGACGATTCGCCGGGCAAGTGATGATCCAATCGTGAATAATATGGTCGCAGAGGGTTTGCCATTAGGAGGCCTCTGGTACAGCGATTATTTCGACGAGAGGTGATTGGATGCACTTTGAAGTACTCGTCGAAGATCAATCCGGTAAGCACGCACTCGATATTTTGATTCGAAAGATCATCGGTAATCAGCATACATTCAGGGTTATTGAATACCGGGGCGTCGGACACATTCCCAAAAATCTCAAGAGTAGTACCGATGCGAGTAAGCGCATTTTGCTTGACCAACTTATCAGGTTGCTCAGAGGATATGGAAGGACATTTGCCAGCTACCCCGAGAATTATCCAGCAGCAGTGATTGTGGTTTGCGACCTGGATGACAAATGCCTAAAAGTATTTCGTCAGGAACTTTTCAGAGTTCTGAATGCGTGCAATCCCAAGCCAGAAACCCGGTTTTGTATTGCCATAGAAGAAGGTGAAGCTTGGTTGCTCGGTGATATTCCCGCGATTAAGACCGCTTACTCGAATGCCCGGGACAATGTTCTGAATAGTTATACAAATGATGCCATTTGCGGCACCTGGGAACTTCTGGCGGATGCAATATTTCAAGGTGGTGCAACGGGACTGGAAAGCAAGGGATGGAGAGCAATCGGCAGGGAAAAGTCGATATGGGCAGCGCGCATCGCCCCAAATATGGATGTAAAGAACAACAAAT
This genomic stretch from Gemmatimonadota bacterium harbors:
- a CDS encoding AAA family ATPase encodes the protein DPSPPPFLCIEEPENGLYHKLLETLANEFREHADTPGGSQVFITTHQPYFVNALEPDEVWILEKGDDGFSTIRRASDDPIVNNMVAEGLPLGGLWYSDYFDER
- a CDS encoding DUF4276 family protein, which produces MHFEVLVEDQSGKHALDILIRKIIGNQHTFRVIEYRGVGHIPKNLKSSTDASKRILLDQLIRLLRGYGRTFASYPENYPAAVIVVCDLDDKCLKVFRQELFRVLNACNPKPETRFCIAIEEGEAWLLGDIPAIKTAYSNARDNVLNSYTNDAICGTWELLADAIFQGGATGLESKGWRAIGREKSIWAARIAPNMDVKNNKSPSFRYFRQKIQELMGYSAQ